Proteins co-encoded in one Candidatus Pelagibacter sp. RS40 genomic window:
- a CDS encoding AAA family ATPase, giving the protein MFENLISNISKTVVGNVDKIKLTLAAIISEGSILIEDNPGSGKTTLAKTITLNLGLNFKRIQFTSDLLPSDILGYNILKDEKLIFQKGPIFTNIVLADELNRGSPKSQSAFLEAMEEKSVSIDGETHKLPEPFFVIATQNPMDSSGTSSLPDSQLDRFMISYSLSDLNENEKVDMLKNGYDLSSIKSDPINWEDLQTRKSKVKVNDEIYKYVIEIEETIKSLDQHIHVSARCLKQIIDLAKGWAVVHGKDYVTHQEVKDILPYIFRHRIKFIKQEDKFNYVNQEILSKISIQK; this is encoded by the coding sequence ATGTTTGAAAATTTAATTAGCAATATATCAAAAACAGTTGTTGGAAATGTTGATAAAATAAAATTAACATTGGCAGCTATTATTTCTGAAGGGAGTATTTTAATTGAGGATAACCCTGGATCAGGAAAAACAACACTTGCAAAAACAATTACTCTTAACTTGGGTTTGAATTTTAAAAGAATTCAATTTACTTCAGACTTATTACCAAGTGATATTTTAGGATATAACATTTTAAAAGATGAGAAATTAATTTTTCAAAAAGGACCTATATTTACAAATATAGTTTTAGCTGATGAATTAAACAGAGGTAGTCCAAAATCACAAAGTGCATTTTTGGAGGCCATGGAAGAAAAAAGTGTTTCAATAGATGGTGAGACACATAAATTACCAGAACCTTTTTTTGTTATTGCAACACAAAATCCAATGGACTCTTCTGGAACTAGCAGTTTACCAGACTCACAATTAGATAGATTTATGATTTCTTATTCACTGTCTGATCTAAATGAAAATGAAAAAGTTGACATGTTAAAAAATGGATATGATTTATCCTCTATAAAATCAGATCCAATAAACTGGGAAGATTTACAAACTAGAAAGAGCAAAGTTAAAGTTAATGATGAAATTTATAAATATGTAATTGAAATTGAAGAAACAATTAAATCATTAGATCAGCACATTCATGTGTCGGCAAGATGTTTAAAACAAATCATAGATCTTGCAAAAGGTTGGGCAGTTGTTCATGGCAAAGACTATGTAACGCATCAAGAAGTTAAAGACATTCTTCCATATATATTTAGACATCGAATAAAGTTTATTAAGCAAGAAGATAAATTTAACTATGTAAATCAAGAGATTTTATCGAAGATAAGTATCCAAAAATGA
- a CDS encoding DeoR family transcriptional regulator codes for MKNTKPNISKQISIDTVNDACDKNYQVVMLKYYQLQFGWFHNAYNSFKDIDKYIILAYLINKTLATYNKHFYNLSFEDFYSNKSVDIEKISISDLVKDINLSKETARRKLNEMTNDGIITRNKKKITIQHSAFIYQKPTASIKNFSNLLSAATETLKIDNKIQFYDTDYFEDKIKKNYTHYWNTFLNSQITYLLRVKDLFGNYENAMVFLVCLLNQAYNMKNANQQISGENTDKIHYSYTTTISQYTLENSKGLNPTTISELTGIPRASVIRKLNDLIKLQYIIQNDQNLYTTSTPKKGSAGFSKLTKFFVSNQPNIRETIREFLNYTIV; via the coding sequence ATGAAAAATACTAAACCTAATATTTCAAAACAAATATCTATTGATACCGTCAATGATGCTTGTGATAAAAATTATCAAGTAGTAATGCTTAAATATTACCAACTACAATTTGGATGGTTTCACAATGCATACAATTCTTTTAAGGATATAGATAAGTATATAATTTTAGCATATTTAATAAATAAAACTTTAGCTACATATAATAAACATTTTTATAATCTTAGTTTTGAAGATTTTTATTCAAACAAATCTGTTGATATTGAAAAAATTAGTATCAGTGATTTAGTCAAAGATATAAATTTAAGTAAAGAGACAGCAAGAAGAAAACTTAATGAAATGACTAATGATGGAATTATAACAAGAAATAAAAAAAAAATTACTATTCAACATAGTGCTTTTATTTATCAAAAACCAACCGCAAGCATTAAAAATTTCTCAAATCTTCTTTCAGCAGCTACGGAAACTTTAAAAATAGATAACAAAATTCAGTTTTATGACACAGATTACTTTGAGGATAAAATTAAAAAAAATTATACACACTATTGGAATACTTTTTTAAACTCTCAGATAACCTATCTTTTAAGAGTTAAAGATTTGTTTGGAAACTATGAAAATGCAATGGTTTTTTTAGTATGCTTGCTTAATCAGGCATATAATATGAAAAATGCCAATCAACAAATTAGTGGTGAAAATACAGATAAAATTCATTATAGTTACACAACTACAATATCACAATATACATTAGAAAATTCAAAAGGGTTAAATCCAACGACTATTTCAGAACTAACTGGAATACCAAGAGCAAGTGTGATTAGAAAATTAAACGACTTAATTAAGTTACAATATATTATTCAAAATGATCAAAATTTATATACAACTTCTACACCTAAAAAAGGCTCAGCAGGATTTAGTAAGTTAACAAAATTTTTTGTTTCAAATCAACCAAATATTAGAGAGACAATTAGAGAATTTTTAAATTATACAATTGTTTAA
- a CDS encoding transglutaminase family protein — protein MLKINFSNTKFLSLVILAICLLSISENISFANKIFWVVIIIGSIFINKFKFRFKSFFLSIYAVGLLYAQFIFNQYIFSEEFFINCLGVLLIVKYAELDNKNNLLSYNLICMVLSVASLISGQDILSSIISLSIIILLVINMYLIQQKEVMDFNVKNILKYLGFGFSIFPIIIIFYLIFPRAEINFRLFDPSKSSLGIPDTIRLGSFESFANSDEKVFTLINQNYKKEDLYFRVKIFDYMEEDKSWRPSSSYYLYNTYKNSIKISGFKAIEEKYQIILEPYKRKWIPVLDNSRLTDQSIKITEDPFNQTFISLDPIDRKKQLEFQKYQINYQLGKPVIDYYTLLPQSVSNELVDWVKTNKQSRSNTEYLNHILSTFADGSYYYNLSPENNSQNSYADFFLRGKEGYCEYFAGTFVLLARLANIPSRIVSGYYGGELNTVGDFYEFRQRDTHAWAEVWFNGKGWVRVDPTSVIPSSNVRNSLNNIFNDEVNTASSIFTLKIFKNLSYYITYADFIWTRHLLSYDNNKRKSFIKDIINLQFSNIFYWIFAPIIIFIVLRLFFKINKANILTWMFNYIIWTSKKENKILNSDTHQEVLKKLKSDYQRKYQSFFNLYESFRYQNKNIELTTIFRTFMSAK, from the coding sequence ATGTTAAAAATTAATTTTAGTAATACAAAATTCTTGTCTTTAGTAATTCTAGCGATTTGCCTATTGTCCATTTCAGAAAATATATCATTTGCTAATAAAATTTTTTGGGTAGTAATTATAATTGGAAGTATATTTATAAATAAATTTAAATTTAGATTTAAAAGTTTCTTTTTGTCAATCTATGCAGTTGGGTTACTTTATGCTCAATTTATCTTTAACCAATATATTTTCTCAGAAGAGTTTTTTATAAACTGTTTAGGTGTATTATTAATTGTTAAATATGCAGAACTAGATAATAAAAATAATCTTCTGTCTTATAATTTAATCTGTATGGTTCTAAGTGTTGCAAGTTTGATTTCAGGACAAGATATTTTAAGTTCAATTATTTCTTTATCGATCATAATTTTATTAGTGATTAATATGTATTTAATACAACAAAAAGAAGTCATGGATTTTAATGTTAAAAATATATTAAAATACCTTGGATTTGGATTTAGTATTTTTCCAATAATAATTATTTTCTATTTAATTTTTCCTAGAGCAGAAATTAATTTTAGATTATTTGATCCTTCAAAAAGCTCACTTGGAATTCCTGATACAATAAGACTTGGATCATTTGAAAGTTTTGCAAATTCTGATGAAAAAGTTTTCACATTAATAAACCAAAATTACAAGAAAGAGGATTTGTATTTTAGAGTTAAAATTTTTGATTATATGGAAGAGGATAAATCATGGCGTCCTTCGTCCTCATATTATCTATATAATACTTATAAAAACTCTATAAAAATTAGTGGTTTTAAGGCTATTGAGGAAAAATACCAAATTATACTAGAGCCATATAAGAGAAAATGGATCCCTGTCTTAGACAATTCTAGATTAACCGATCAGAGTATCAAAATTACTGAAGATCCATTTAACCAAACATTTATAAGTTTAGATCCTATTGATAGGAAAAAACAATTAGAATTTCAAAAATATCAGATCAATTACCAACTTGGTAAACCAGTAATTGATTACTATACTCTTTTACCTCAATCAGTTTCAAATGAATTAGTTGATTGGGTAAAAACTAACAAGCAATCAAGATCAAATACAGAATATTTAAATCATATATTAAGTACTTTTGCAGATGGCTCTTACTATTATAATTTAAGTCCAGAAAATAATTCACAAAATAGTTATGCAGATTTTTTCTTAAGAGGAAAAGAAGGATACTGCGAATATTTTGCTGGAACATTTGTCTTACTTGCAAGATTAGCCAATATACCGAGTAGAATAGTATCTGGATATTATGGTGGAGAATTAAATACTGTAGGTGACTTTTATGAATTTAGACAAAGAGATACCCATGCATGGGCCGAAGTTTGGTTTAATGGAAAAGGCTGGGTAAGGGTTGATCCAACCTCGGTGATACCAAGTTCTAATGTAAGAAATAGTCTTAACAATATATTTAATGACGAAGTCAATACTGCAAGTTCAATATTTACATTAAAAATATTTAAAAATTTAAGCTATTATATTACCTATGCAGATTTTATTTGGACCAGACATTTATTGTCTTACGACAACAATAAAAGAAAATCATTCATAAAAGATATTATCAACCTTCAATTTTCAAATATATTTTATTGGATTTTTGCACCAATTATAATTTTTATAGTTTTAAGATTATTTTTCAAAATCAATAAAGCAAATATTTTAACATGGATGTTTAATTATATTATTTGGACAAGTAAAAAAGAAAATAAAATTTTGAACTCTGATACTCATCAAGAAGTATTAAAAAAACTCAAATCGGACTATCAAAGAAAATATCAATCATTTTTTAATCTTTATGAAAGTTTTAGATACCAAAATAAAAATATCGAGTTGACAACAATCTTTAGAACTTTTATGTCAGCAAAATAA
- a CDS encoding prepilin peptidase, which translates to MDLIFLIIIGGLWGSFANVCIVRLPEDKGVVSGRSNCPKCKKQINWYDNIPIISYFILNGKCRKCKKPISFQYVVVELLSIVSFVTIYLIYGFSFTTLLLIILSLGFIIIFFIDLKHFIIPDVITFPLMALGFIKSFIPNLDPLFPYHVLSLIGGVFGYGIIWGIIFFYKQVKKKEGMGLGDAKLLAVIGFWFGLDAVPFIIFLSSTIALISVAPDLIKKSKKMSTQIPFGPYIIAANLIFLLLEDKLKFFIL; encoded by the coding sequence GTGGATCTAATTTTTTTAATTATTATAGGTGGGCTTTGGGGTAGCTTTGCTAACGTTTGCATAGTTCGATTGCCAGAGGATAAAGGTGTTGTATCAGGAAGATCTAATTGTCCAAAATGCAAAAAACAAATTAATTGGTATGACAACATACCAATCATTTCTTATTTTATTTTAAATGGCAAATGTAGGAAATGCAAAAAACCAATTTCATTTCAATATGTTGTTGTTGAGTTACTAAGTATAGTTTCTTTTGTTACAATATATTTAATTTACGGATTTTCCTTCACAACATTATTACTTATTATTCTTAGTTTAGGTTTTATCATTATTTTTTTTATAGATCTAAAGCATTTTATCATTCCAGATGTAATTACATTTCCTCTAATGGCACTTGGATTTATAAAGTCATTTATTCCTAATTTAGATCCATTATTTCCATACCACGTCCTATCATTAATTGGAGGTGTATTTGGTTATGGAATAATATGGGGAATTATATTCTTTTATAAACAAGTTAAAAAAAAAGAAGGCATGGGTTTAGGAGATGCAAAATTGCTTGCAGTAATAGGTTTTTGGTTTGGATTAGATGCAGTGCCTTTTATAATCTTTTTATCCTCAACAATCGCTTTAATTAGTGTAGCTCCAGATTTGATTAAAAAATCTAAAAAAATGTCAACACAAATACCCTTTGGCCCCTATATCATTGCGGCAAATTTAATATTTTTACTTTTAGAAGATAAGTTAAAATTTTTTATATTATAA
- a CDS encoding DUF748 domain-containing protein, producing the protein MKKIISILIAFIIIIYIVVEFIGDSIIKGSLESNLSNSLGRDIKIESLSIGYLNGKAEIENLQVKNKDFPGKLLTINNAFAKLNTSSIFSDKIEIDQITLDGINLNYYFNVNKSLKVNDNVKSIKENLNKGSSNSSTKEFIIKKLDVKNIKISANSEKLNISQQISLKDMSFENIGNTKDSKDYKTVLKDTFDKAFKSVKNKVLSGNVGNTLDKIKNIDEEKIKEKIKKELYENKDKVKDKLKKLLKKN; encoded by the coding sequence ATGAAAAAAATAATTTCAATATTAATTGCCTTTATTATTATAATTTATATTGTTGTTGAATTTATTGGTGACAGTATCATCAAAGGTTCGCTTGAAAGTAATTTATCAAATTCATTAGGAAGAGATATAAAAATTGAAAGTCTAAGTATTGGATACTTAAATGGTAAGGCAGAGATAGAAAATCTACAAGTGAAGAACAAAGACTTTCCTGGAAAACTTTTAACTATTAATAATGCATTTGCAAAACTAAATACCTCATCAATTTTTAGTGATAAAATTGAAATAGATCAAATTACTTTAGATGGAATAAACCTTAATTATTATTTCAATGTAAATAAAAGCTTAAAAGTAAATGATAATGTAAAATCTATTAAAGAAAATTTAAACAAAGGTAGCAGCAACTCAAGTACAAAAGAATTTATCATTAAAAAATTAGATGTAAAAAATATTAAAATTTCAGCAAACTCTGAAAAATTAAATATTAGTCAACAGATTAGTCTTAAAGATATGAGCTTTGAAAATATTGGTAATACTAAAGACAGTAAAGATTATAAAACTGTATTAAAAGATACATTTGATAAGGCTTTTAAATCAGTCAAAAACAAAGTGTTATCAGGCAATGTTGGCAATACTTTAGATAAAATAAAGAATATTGATGAGGAAAAAATCAAAGAGAAAATTAAAAAAGAACTCTACGAAAATAAAGATAAAGTAAAAGATAAACTTAAGAAACTACTTAAGAAAAATTAG
- a CDS encoding DUF58 domain-containing protein, translating into MITKTIQGIAKSPFIQSLKEKNRSKIIIYPNWNGVGLGFFVFLCFLIAVFYENNFGLLLSIIIFFIFFISIFVSNQNLNHLSINALDNYYLEAKKKGVIDIQVINHVNEKKLNIDLDYKKQNLIELNFTKKINTIRLNEQYFERGTFSIGKITLKSIYPFGIIRTKRYFNSQSKIVVFPNKLQPNINLLNEFNINLKGHANDEFEGIEDYKNGDSFSKIAWKKSIIKNKKYIKKFEEPKKENNLILNLDNYKDINFEDLLSYVSYIVDYYYKNKIELTIKHRDNTFYLNQSLNSLNQILKYLANVKN; encoded by the coding sequence ATGATAACAAAGACTATTCAAGGAATAGCCAAAAGTCCGTTTATTCAATCTCTTAAAGAAAAAAATAGAAGCAAAATCATTATTTATCCAAATTGGAATGGGGTAGGTTTAGGGTTTTTTGTATTCCTTTGTTTTTTAATTGCTGTTTTTTATGAAAATAATTTTGGTTTACTTTTATCAATAATTATTTTTTTTATATTCTTCATTTCAATTTTTGTTTCAAACCAAAACTTAAATCATTTATCAATTAATGCTTTAGATAATTATTACTTAGAAGCTAAAAAAAAGGGAGTAATAGATATTCAAGTAATAAATCATGTTAATGAAAAAAAATTGAATATTGATTTAGATTATAAAAAACAAAATTTGATAGAATTAAATTTTACTAAAAAAATAAATACAATTAGATTAAATGAACAATATTTTGAAAGAGGAACTTTTTCTATTGGAAAAATAACATTAAAATCAATTTATCCATTTGGAATTATAAGAACTAAAAGATATTTTAATTCTCAATCTAAAATAGTCGTATTCCCAAATAAACTTCAACCAAATATAAATTTATTAAATGAGTTTAATATAAATCTAAAAGGCCACGCTAATGATGAATTCGAAGGAATTGAAGATTATAAAAATGGAGATAGTTTTTCAAAAATTGCTTGGAAAAAATCAATTATAAAAAATAAAAAATATATCAAAAAATTTGAAGAACCAAAAAAAGAAAATAATTTAATTTTAAACTTAGATAATTATAAAGATATAAATTTTGAAGATTTATTAAGTTACGTTTCTTATATTGTAGATTACTATTATAAAAATAAAATAGAACTCACTATTAAACACAGAGACAATACTTTTTACTTAAATCAATCTTTAAATTCACTTAATCAAATTTTAAAATACCTAGCGAATGTTAAAAATTAA
- a CDS encoding GAF domain-containing SpoIIE family protein phosphatase: MFLFKPKKQEEPKAQVVSKANADLEIITKMNQEFASSLDLNETLNTALKVIIERINAQAANIFLINEKIKKFECIASLHQDYLDEYQLDLKDGVMGKAVEQKKCIRVGDVRKDVREIANFYFDLDNKTNFTTFSVLCSPLIAANECIGVIHCLNKKTSTKLFEEGDRQLLETLSAPAAFAIRNAKMAKEMIEKNKIQKEVEIVGDIQKSLLSKNKKEDFPIAGINIPAKVVSGDFYNFSDLGDGKYGFGVADVSGKGIKSSLLMSKASSLYSCLSKTNFSAAELLIQLNNEICETISRGMFVTMLIGIYDSNKKELLLSSAGHEPPIIFSKDGTFTNYNESGPPLGIMPKTKYTEHTIPFDNSSMYIFTDGITEIKNPKGEMLGSEGFQNYIKKYKDKPNNERLKIIIEDILNTGHIQKDDLTIVVIDGNN; encoded by the coding sequence ATGTTTCTATTTAAACCAAAAAAACAGGAAGAGCCTAAAGCACAGGTTGTGTCTAAAGCAAATGCTGATCTTGAGATCATAACGAAGATGAATCAAGAATTTGCATCCTCTTTAGACTTAAACGAGACTTTAAATACAGCCCTTAAAGTAATTATTGAAAGAATAAACGCTCAGGCAGCAAACATTTTTTTAATAAATGAAAAAATAAAAAAATTTGAATGTATCGCATCACTTCACCAAGATTATTTAGATGAATATCAACTAGATCTTAAAGATGGTGTAATGGGTAAGGCCGTTGAACAAAAAAAATGTATTCGTGTAGGAGATGTAAGAAAAGATGTAAGAGAAATTGCAAACTTTTATTTTGATTTAGATAATAAAACTAATTTTACAACTTTTTCAGTTTTATGTTCACCATTAATTGCAGCAAATGAATGTATAGGCGTTATTCATTGCTTAAATAAAAAAACTAGTACAAAATTATTTGAAGAAGGAGATCGTCAATTATTAGAAACCCTATCTGCGCCTGCTGCATTTGCAATTAGAAATGCAAAAATGGCTAAAGAAATGATTGAAAAAAATAAAATTCAAAAAGAAGTTGAAATCGTTGGAGATATACAGAAATCACTTTTATCTAAAAATAAGAAAGAAGATTTTCCAATTGCCGGAATAAACATTCCAGCAAAAGTAGTATCAGGAGACTTTTATAATTTTTCAGATTTAGGAGATGGAAAATATGGATTTGGGGTTGCTGATGTATCTGGTAAAGGAATTAAATCTTCATTACTTATGTCTAAAGCATCAAGTTTATACAGTTGTTTAAGCAAAACAAATTTTTCTGCAGCAGAACTTTTAATACAATTAAATAATGAAATTTGTGAAACAATTTCAAGAGGTATGTTCGTTACTATGTTAATAGGCATTTACGATAGTAATAAAAAAGAATTACTTTTATCAAGCGCAGGTCATGAGCCACCAATTATTTTTTCTAAAGATGGAACTTTTACAAATTATAACGAATCTGGTCCACCTTTAGGTATTATGCCAAAGACAAAATATACAGAGCACACTATACCTTTTGATAATAGCTCGATGTATATTTTTACAGATGGAATTACTGAAATAAAAAATCCAAAAGGTGAAATGTTGGGTTCAGAAGGTTTTCAAAATTACATAAAAAAATATAAAGATAAACCCAACAACGAAAGATTAAAAATCATCATTGAGGATATTTTGAATACAGGCCATATTCAAAAAGATGATTTAACAATTGTAGTAATAGATGGTAACAATTAA